A region of Plantactinospora sp. BC1 DNA encodes the following proteins:
- a CDS encoding DUF4241 domain-containing protein has protein sequence MPYVPDLGVVLTASYRVERDGIAYHVEPCELGPVVLPTGNVVACDPLVAHTTPFVDAVAPGRYQLRAWIAVLHRDGCEWQRRITALQLVVVDEPAATWSMALLPGQDVATLDAEDFFGYAVDAGTGTLADQLAIEALSQWDCERLDEVFIPAQVPEGLLH, from the coding sequence GTGCCCTACGTGCCGGATCTTGGTGTGGTGTTGACGGCGTCGTATCGGGTGGAGCGAGATGGCATCGCCTACCACGTCGAGCCGTGCGAGCTTGGGCCGGTGGTACTGCCAACGGGCAACGTGGTGGCGTGCGATCCGCTGGTGGCGCACACCACGCCGTTCGTCGACGCGGTGGCACCGGGCCGCTACCAGCTGCGGGCCTGGATAGCCGTGTTACACAGGGACGGATGCGAATGGCAGCGACGGATCACCGCCCTGCAGTTGGTGGTGGTCGACGAGCCGGCGGCGACCTGGAGCATGGCGCTACTACCGGGCCAGGACGTGGCCACACTCGATGCCGAGGACTTCTTCGGCTACGCGGTCGATGCGGGCACCGGGACGCTGGCCGACCAACTCGCCATCGAGGCGCTCAGCCAGTGGGACTGCGAGAGGCTGGACGAGGTATTCATCCCGGCGCAGGTCCCGGAGGGTCTGCTGCACTGA